The Planktothrix sp. FACHB-1365 genome has a segment encoding these proteins:
- a CDS encoding DUF433 domain-containing protein has translation MTTLSNEQTAIIRTERGLTIAGTRITIYDIMDYVTAQYPPKFIRGLFDLTEAQINAALAYIEANRPDVEAEYQIVLKEAEELRLYYEEKNRDLIARIAAQPPKPGQEAIRAKLQAAKAKFKSQP, from the coding sequence ATGACAACCCTATCCAACGAACAAACAGCTATTATCCGCACAGAAAGAGGACTAACAATCGCGGGTACACGCATCACTATTTACGATATTATGGACTATGTTACGGCTCAATATCCACCTAAATTTATCAGGGGATTATTTGATCTGACAGAGGCACAAATTAACGCAGCTTTAGCTTATATTGAGGCAAATCGTCCTGATGTTGAAGCTGAGTATCAAATTGTTCTTAAAGAAGCTGAAGAACTGCGACTATATTATGAAGAAAAAAACCGCGATCTGATTGCTAGAATTGCGGCGCAACCACCCAAACCTGGTCAAGAAGCTATTCGAGCAAAACTTCAAGCAGCCAAAGCCAAATTTAAGTCTCAGCCCTGA
- a CDS encoding type II toxin-antitoxin system HicB family antitoxin, whose amino-acid sequence MGYILLVVTYTAIIKQDGNWWIGWIEEIPGVNCQESSRHQLLESLKITLEEVLEFNRQDAINAANGNYQEEKIAV is encoded by the coding sequence ATGGGCTATATCCTCTTAGTCGTTACCTATACTGCAATTATTAAACAAGATGGTAATTGGTGGATTGGCTGGATTGAAGAAATTCCAGGGGTGAATTGTCAAGAATCTTCCCGTCATCAATTATTGGAAAGCCTTAAAATCACGTTGGAAGAGGTATTAGAATTTAATCGCCAAGATGCTATTAATGCTGCTAATGGGAATTACCAAGAAGAAAAAATAGCAGTATGA
- a CDS encoding DUF6439 family protein, whose protein sequence is MSPRTASLSEYSTLELAQALAERLAIPERDWHRLKSNCNARAGEHLAAALVFLLKNQPQEVIPRLNQAVGWLERKITAPPCPTHGTTSKKRS, encoded by the coding sequence ATGAGTCCCCGCACAGCTAGTCTCAGCGAGTATAGCACACTCGAACTCGCTCAAGCCCTAGCAGAACGATTAGCCATCCCCGAACGAGACTGGCACCGCCTCAAGTCAAATTGCAATGCTCGCGCTGGGGAACATTTAGCCGCCGCCTTAGTCTTTTTACTCAAAAATCAGCCACAAGAAGTGATCCCTCGGTTAAATCAAGCGGTTGGCTGGCTAGAACGCAAGATTACAGCCCCTCCTTGTCCCACCCATGGAACAACTTCCAAAAAGCGGTCGTAA
- a CDS encoding alpha/beta fold hydrolase, with protein MITTPTLPSDVIPGQYWQWRDQLIYYVRAGERYPQRPPLLLVHGFGASTDHWRKNIQGLQSDFEVWAIDLLGFGRSGKPNGEYSGQLWRDQLQDFITEVIGQPVILAGNSLGGYGSLCVASQCPSTAKGVILLNSAGPFTETDPRPELPLWKKMVSQTMRSLFRQDWVSFLIFQWTRRRSIIRKTLLKVYLDPNAVTDQLVEEIYRPSCDPGAAQVFASVFKSPQGEKVDVLLNQLSCPLLLIWGEGDPWMNCRERSRKFHQYYPQLQEYFLKAGHCPHDEVPEQVNTIIRSWVLSRQV; from the coding sequence ATGATCACAACCCCAACACTCCCCTCTGACGTGATCCCCGGACAATATTGGCAATGGCGGGATCAATTGATTTACTATGTCCGTGCGGGAGAACGCTACCCCCAACGTCCCCCCCTGCTGCTGGTTCATGGGTTTGGGGCATCTACGGATCACTGGCGTAAAAATATACAAGGGTTACAATCGGATTTTGAAGTCTGGGCGATTGATTTATTAGGGTTTGGTCGGTCTGGAAAACCCAACGGAGAATATAGTGGTCAGCTTTGGCGAGATCAGCTTCAGGACTTTATTACAGAGGTGATCGGTCAGCCTGTGATTTTAGCCGGAAATTCCCTGGGGGGGTATGGGTCTCTCTGTGTTGCGTCCCAATGTCCATCAACGGCTAAAGGTGTGATTTTACTCAACAGTGCGGGGCCATTTACGGAGACTGATCCCCGTCCTGAACTTCCTTTATGGAAAAAAATGGTGTCTCAAACGATGCGATCGCTATTTCGTCAAGATTGGGTGAGTTTTTTAATTTTTCAATGGACAAGACGCCGTTCTATAATTCGTAAAACCCTATTGAAAGTTTATCTTGATCCCAATGCGGTTACGGATCAATTAGTAGAAGAAATTTATCGTCCCTCCTGTGATCCCGGCGCGGCGCAGGTGTTTGCGTCGGTGTTCAAAAGTCCTCAAGGGGAAAAAGTGGATGTATTGTTAAATCAGTTAAGCTGTCCTCTATTGTTAATTTGGGGAGAAGGTGATCCCTGGATGAATTGTCGAGAACGCAGCCGCAAGTTTCATCAATATTATCCTCAATTACAGGAATATTTTCTCAAAGCGGGTCATTGTCCCCATGATGAAGTTCCTGAACAAGTCAATACTATCATTCGGTCTTGGGTGTTAAGTAGGCAGGTATAA
- a CDS encoding zinc-dependent alcohol dehydrogenase: MKAVCWHSSNDVRVDNVPDPKILNPRDAILKITSTAICGSDLHLYDGYIPTMKSGDILGHEFMGEVVELGPEVKNLKIGDRVVVPFTISCGHCFFCNRDLWSLCDNSNPNKWMAEKFYGHSPSGLFGYSHLMGGYAGGQAEYVRVPFADVGPMKVPDGLTDEQVLFLTDIFPTGYMAAENCNIQPGDIIAIWGCGPVGQFTIRSAFMLGAERVIAIDRFPERLQMAKDAGAEIINYEEVDPGEALKEMTGGRGPDACIDAVGMEAHGTDAMALYDTVKQAVRLETDRPFVLRQAIVACRKGGTVSVPGVYGGFIDKMPMGAIVNKGLTLRSGQTHVHKYLHPLLERIQNGEIDPSFVITHKLPLEDAPKGYKIFRDKQENCIKVVLKP, encoded by the coding sequence ATGAAAGCAGTTTGTTGGCATAGTTCAAATGATGTTCGGGTTGATAATGTCCCTGACCCGAAAATTTTAAATCCCCGCGATGCCATTCTGAAAATTACATCCACTGCTATTTGTGGCTCTGATTTACATCTTTATGATGGCTATATTCCAACGATGAAATCGGGGGATATTCTCGGCCATGAATTTATGGGAGAAGTGGTAGAACTCGGCCCCGAAGTTAAAAATTTAAAAATTGGCGATCGCGTCGTCGTTCCCTTTACAATTTCTTGTGGTCATTGTTTCTTTTGTAATCGAGATTTATGGTCACTGTGCGATAATTCCAACCCCAATAAATGGATGGCTGAAAAATTTTATGGTCATTCTCCCTCTGGGTTATTTGGCTATTCTCATTTGATGGGGGGATACGCTGGAGGACAAGCAGAATATGTTCGGGTTCCCTTTGCGGATGTCGGGCCAATGAAAGTTCCCGATGGTTTAACTGATGAGCAAGTGCTATTTTTAACTGATATTTTCCCAACGGGTTACATGGCGGCGGAAAACTGCAATATTCAACCGGGGGATATTATTGCCATTTGGGGATGTGGCCCGGTGGGTCAATTTACCATCCGCAGTGCGTTTATGTTGGGTGCAGAACGGGTGATCGCCATTGACCGTTTTCCTGAACGCTTGCAGATGGCTAAAGATGCAGGTGCAGAGATTATAAATTATGAAGAAGTTGATCCGGGGGAAGCGCTGAAAGAGATGACGGGAGGACGGGGGCCAGATGCCTGTATTGATGCGGTGGGGATGGAAGCCCACGGAACCGATGCCATGGCCCTGTATGATACGGTGAAACAGGCGGTGCGCTTGGAAACCGATCGGCCCTTTGTGCTGCGACAAGCAATTGTAGCCTGTCGGAAGGGAGGTACGGTGTCTGTTCCAGGGGTTTATGGGGGGTTTATTGATAAGATGCCGATGGGGGCAATTGTTAATAAAGGATTAACATTGCGATCGGGTCAAACCCATGTTCATAAATATTTACATCCCCTCTTAGAACGCATTCAAAACGGAGAAATTGATCCGTCCTTTGTGATCACTCATAAACTGCCTTTAGAGGATGCTCCCAAGGGTTATAAAATTTTCCGCGATAAGCAAGAAAACTGTATTAAGGTGGTTTTGAAACCTTAA
- a CDS encoding recombinase produces MSNSAYSNYGDLLAFYNRKRKECPRGVSLKLQDRKHLLLQFTFPDTGKRSSKTCGVQFTEEGVIQAVSKSHRVSNALQSCKTSSEFWTWYDKEILNKNEIKNDLITYRDIFEKLENKFWNDRNKNTKRKRSKDIPNDVATYNRYYGIVFNKFTNWDKYPEWEELKNILFSWNQGTKMFKDAYHVISTIIKSIPNNQLLLEKLNNIDPTQLEFKEKQSISLDEFLSWYDDCIGSIETLERQCDKDVKKSWLWVCAMCVLYGLRPSEIAAIKNLTESIIVDGVTIPALNDINNKDLLIYLGEKTYFDTTTKTGTRICSPMIADKELINKLRIQHPKLPSYKPDNNAKLDNISNGFSRVFRKKLISYNCPVTQAYAFRHLSNQLGEKYGIPQEIRARMLGHSVAVNESAYKQRNNTRTTIDLLTNHSRLPLSLDTAKQQLESSGFNLSDPSVKAMLRIIYQLDN; encoded by the coding sequence ATGAGTAACAGTGCATACAGTAATTACGGTGACTTGTTAGCGTTCTATAATCGCAAAAGGAAGGAATGCCCTAGAGGGGTAAGTCTGAAGCTTCAGGACAGAAAACATCTACTGCTACAGTTCACCTTTCCTGATACGGGTAAACGGTCATCCAAAACCTGTGGGGTACAGTTTACAGAAGAGGGAGTAATTCAAGCTGTAAGCAAGTCACACCGAGTAAGCAACGCTCTACAGTCCTGTAAAACATCATCTGAATTTTGGACATGGTACGACAAAGAGATATTAAACAAGAATGAAATAAAAAACGATTTAATTACATATAGAGATATCTTTGAAAAACTAGAAAACAAGTTTTGGAATGATAGAAACAAAAATACTAAACGTAAACGCTCTAAGGATATCCCTAACGATGTAGCCACATATAACCGTTATTACGGAATAGTTTTTAATAAATTTACTAACTGGGATAAATACCCAGAATGGGAAGAATTAAAAAATATATTATTTAGTTGGAACCAAGGAACTAAGATGTTTAAAGATGCGTATCACGTTATAAGTACAATAATAAAAAGTATTCCTAACAATCAATTGTTACTGGAAAAATTAAATAATATTGACCCTACACAGTTAGAGTTTAAAGAAAAACAATCAATAAGTTTAGATGAGTTTTTAAGTTGGTATGATGACTGTATTGGCAGTATTGAAACATTAGAAAGACAATGTGATAAAGACGTTAAAAAATCATGGCTATGGGTTTGTGCTATGTGTGTTTTATACGGCTTAAGACCGTCAGAAATTGCAGCGATAAAAAATTTAACTGAATCAATCATTGTTGATGGAGTAACTATTCCAGCGTTGAACGATATAAACAACAAAGACCTGTTAATATACTTAGGTGAAAAAACTTACTTTGATACTACAACTAAGACAGGTACAAGGATATGCAGTCCGATGATTGCAGACAAGGAATTGATTAATAAATTAAGAATTCAACACCCTAAACTACCAAGTTATAAACCGGATAACAATGCTAAGTTAGATAATATATCTAATGGTTTTTCACGGGTATTTAGAAAGAAACTAATAAGTTATAATTGTCCCGTTACTCAAGCTTATGCGTTCAGGCATTTATCTAATCAACTAGGTGAAAAGTACGGTATTCCACAAGAAATCAGAGCTAGGATGTTAGGTCATTCTGTAGCAGTCAATGAGAGTGCTTACAAGCAACGCAATAACACTCGCACAACAATTGACTTACTTACTAATCACTCAAGGCTACCGTTAAGTTTAGATACTGCTAAACAACAGCTTGAGTCATCTGGTTTTAACCTTAGTGATCCATCGGTTAAAGCAATGTTACGGATTATCTATCAGTTAGATAATTAA
- a CDS encoding ACP S-malonyltransferase, with product MRGHAVLLSGSILNSGWLDWVLIRFITFDEIGLPINSDDRVVWRLAQSNQMILLTANRSMKGDNSLEQVMREEITSTSFPVITISDADRLLNDFEYRERCAIRLV from the coding sequence TTGAGAGGACACGCCGTACTTCTCTCAGGTAGTATTTTAAATAGTGGCTGGCTAGATTGGGTACTGATTCGATTTATCACCTTTGATGAAATAGGCTTACCAATCAATAGTGATGATCGGGTAGTTTGGCGGTTAGCTCAATCAAACCAGATGATTCTATTGACCGCAAATCGGAGTATGAAGGGTGATAACTCTCTCGAACAAGTGATGCGCGAGGAAATAACTTCTACATCATTCCCCGTGATTACTATTAGTGATGCTGATCGCTTGTTGAATGATTTTGAATATCGGGAACGTTGTGCAATTCGTCTGGTTTAA
- a CDS encoding SRPBCC family protein yields the protein MEEITSTPKYDHPPSEENPSDLERWGSLIGGGALVLMGLQQHSLKGVLMAIAGGGLMYQATQNKSTLHQAQEALGLNKSQNIRVEKTVTINRSGDELYEFWRNFYNLPRFMKHIKSIIVYDEHRSHWVATAPLGTTVEWDAEIIKDEPNHLIAWSSVENAEIGNSGFVRFQPAPADRGTEVKVVIEFNPPGGAVTTTLAKLFGEEPEQQIGDDLNRFKQLMEAGEIARNTDQ from the coding sequence ATGGAAGAAATAACTTCAACTCCAAAATATGATCATCCTCCCTCAGAAGAAAATCCCAGTGATTTAGAACGATGGGGATCTTTAATTGGGGGAGGTGCGTTAGTATTAATGGGGCTTCAACAACACTCCTTAAAAGGCGTTCTCATGGCGATTGCAGGGGGTGGTTTAATGTATCAGGCTACTCAAAATAAAAGCACCCTTCATCAAGCTCAAGAAGCGTTAGGCTTAAATAAAAGCCAAAATATTCGGGTAGAAAAAACGGTTACGATTAATCGTTCTGGGGATGAACTTTATGAATTTTGGCGTAATTTTTACAATTTGCCAAGATTTATGAAACATATCAAATCTATCATTGTTTATGATGAGCATCGTTCCCATTGGGTGGCAACAGCACCGTTAGGAACAACCGTTGAATGGGATGCAGAAATTATTAAAGATGAACCCAATCATTTAATTGCTTGGTCTTCTGTGGAAAATGCAGAGATTGGAAATTCAGGGTTTGTTCGGTTTCAACCTGCACCCGCAGACCGAGGAACAGAAGTTAAAGTTGTGATTGAATTTAACCCCCCTGGTGGTGCGGTTACAACCACTTTAGCTAAACTGTTTGGCGAAGAACCAGAACAACAAATTGGAGATGATCTCAACCGATTTAAACAGTTAATGGAAGCCGGAGAAATTGCTAGAAATACTGATCAATAA
- a CDS encoding DUF2203 domain-containing protein yields the protein MPSQSSSQPPSPNNLTEDGNQDIEQGLAEVEQSLIDLKARLTQIQQDQQRQIELKNRIDEVIPQIRQTKSQQLKDELKQLKTQLETLDFNLESRLVTWGSFKEPFWQAVRFGGLGIVIGWVLKSCSGG from the coding sequence ATGCCAAGTCAATCATCATCTCAACCACCCTCACCGAATAATTTGACTGAGGATGGAAATCAAGACATTGAACAGGGGTTAGCAGAGGTTGAACAATCTCTGATAGATCTTAAAGCACGATTAACCCAAATTCAACAAGATCAACAACGTCAAATAGAATTAAAGAACCGCATTGATGAAGTGATTCCTCAAATTCGTCAAACTAAGTCGCAACAATTGAAAGACGAATTAAAACAGTTAAAAACCCAGTTAGAAACCCTAGATTTTAATTTAGAAAGTCGTTTGGTCACTTGGGGAAGTTTCAAGGAACCTTTTTGGCAAGCCGTTCGTTTTGGGGGGTTAGGAATTGTGATTGGTTGGGTCTTAAAATCTTGTTCAGGGGGTTAA
- a CDS encoding WD40 repeat domain-containing protein, protein MIVNMLQPQLLNWECRDTRSIHTDAVRVVAISCDGKFLASRSDDTTLQLYNLETPSTPKILADHLEREYPGYGLVFSPNSPILAVESDKNIQLWDVITGQHRVLDLGLSVPICSLAFSPNGKLLAAGSFDGIIGFWDLTRDQLLPAFKAHSFPIWSLAFSPDSLFLASGSGDGTVGLWSLNGQHSDALLVGHSFPVWSVAFSPDGLTLASASEDQTIKLWWLEIGQELATLIGHSGAVKSLGFSPEGTILVSGSQDKTLRLWQISPDLQVGTLLSSIHTLTGHEGSVETVAYSPSEPLIVSGSTDGTIKMWRTVD, encoded by the coding sequence ATGATAGTCAATATGCTACAGCCTCAACTTTTGAATTGGGAATGTCGTGATACTCGATCCATCCATACTGATGCCGTCAGAGTCGTTGCCATAAGTTGCGATGGCAAATTTCTTGCCAGTCGAAGTGATGATACCACATTGCAACTTTACAATCTGGAAACCCCTTCCACCCCTAAGATCCTGGCTGATCACTTAGAACGAGAATATCCCGGCTATGGGTTAGTATTCAGTCCAAATTCTCCCATACTGGCCGTTGAATCTGACAAAAATATTCAACTTTGGGATGTGATCACCGGTCAACATCGGGTTTTAGACTTGGGGTTATCGGTGCCGATTTGTTCTTTAGCCTTTAGTCCTAACGGTAAACTTCTGGCTGCTGGAAGTTTTGATGGCATCATTGGGTTTTGGGATTTAACCCGTGATCAACTCCTTCCGGCGTTCAAAGCTCATTCTTTTCCGATTTGGTCATTAGCCTTTAGTCCTGATAGCTTGTTTTTGGCCAGTGGCAGTGGAGATGGAACAGTGGGACTATGGAGTTTAAATGGTCAGCATTCCGATGCTCTTTTGGTGGGCCATTCCTTTCCCGTTTGGTCAGTGGCTTTTAGTCCAGATGGTTTGACTCTGGCTAGTGCGAGTGAAGATCAAACAATTAAACTCTGGTGGCTGGAAATTGGTCAGGAATTAGCAACCCTGATCGGCCATTCCGGTGCGGTGAAATCCCTCGGTTTTTCTCCAGAAGGCACAATTTTAGTCAGTGGAAGTCAGGATAAAACGTTGAGGCTATGGCAAATTAGCCCAGATTTACAGGTGGGAACTTTGTTAAGCTCCATTCACACCCTCACAGGTCATGAAGGTTCTGTTGAGACGGTTGCTTACAGTCCTTCTGAACCTTTAATCGTCAGTGGGAGTACCGATGGAACGATTAAAATGTGGCGGACAGTTGATTAA
- the psbA gene encoding photosystem II q(b) protein, giving the protein MTTTIQQRESASIWDRFCNWVTSTNNRIYVGWFGVLMIPTLLTATICYIIAFIAAPPVDIDGIREPVAGSLLYGNNIISGAVVPSSNAIGLHFYPIWEAASLDEWLYNGGPYQLVIFHFFIGILCYMGREWELSYRLGMRPWICVAYSAPVAAAAAVFLIYPIGQGSFSDGMPLGISGTFNFMLVFQAEHNILMHPFHMLGVAGVFGGSLFSAMHGSLVTSSLVRETTETESQNYGYKFGQEEETYNIVAAHGYFGRLIFQYASFNNSRSLHFFLGAWPVVGIWFTALGVSTMAFNLNGFNFNQSIIDSTGRVINTWADVLNRANLGMEVMHERNAHNFPLDLASGESAPVALVAPQING; this is encoded by the coding sequence ATGACAACCACGATTCAACAGCGCGAAAGCGCCTCAATCTGGGATCGGTTTTGTAACTGGGTCACATCCACCAACAACCGCATTTATGTGGGCTGGTTCGGTGTTCTGATGATTCCGACCTTGTTAACCGCCACCATCTGCTACATCATCGCCTTCATCGCTGCTCCCCCAGTGGACATCGATGGTATCCGTGAACCCGTCGCTGGTTCACTGTTATACGGAAACAACATCATCTCTGGTGCTGTTGTTCCTTCCTCTAACGCCATCGGCTTACACTTCTATCCCATCTGGGAAGCAGCTTCATTAGATGAATGGCTGTACAACGGTGGCCCCTACCAGTTAGTGATTTTCCACTTCTTCATCGGCATTTTATGCTACATGGGTCGGGAGTGGGAATTATCCTACCGTTTAGGGATGCGTCCTTGGATCTGCGTTGCTTACTCTGCACCTGTTGCAGCAGCAGCCGCCGTATTCTTGATTTATCCCATCGGTCAAGGTTCATTCTCTGACGGGATGCCCCTGGGTATCTCTGGAACCTTCAACTTCATGTTAGTGTTCCAAGCCGAGCACAACATCCTGATGCACCCCTTCCATATGTTAGGAGTTGCCGGGGTGTTCGGAGGAAGCTTATTCTCCGCTATGCACGGTTCTCTGGTTACTTCTTCTCTGGTACGTGAAACCACCGAAACCGAATCCCAAAACTACGGTTACAAATTCGGTCAAGAAGAAGAAACCTACAACATCGTTGCAGCACATGGTTACTTTGGACGTTTAATCTTCCAATATGCCAGCTTCAACAACAGCCGTAGCTTACACTTCTTCTTAGGCGCTTGGCCAGTGGTCGGCATTTGGTTCACCGCATTAGGTGTATCCACAATGGCCTTCAACCTGAACGGATTCAACTTCAACCAGTCCATCATCGACTCTACCGGTCGCGTGATCAACACTTGGGCTGATGTGTTAAACCGCGCTAACCTGGGTATGGAAGTGATGCACGAGCGTAACGCTCACAACTTCCCCTTAGACTTAGCTTCGGGTGAATCTGCTCCTGTCGCTTTGGTTGCTCCTCAAATTAATGGTTAA
- a CDS encoding UPF0175 family protein: MGIQILISDSVLQAIRLPEQRIEQELRQELAIALYSQDLLSFGKARERAVMDKYEFGQLFKLVL; encoded by the coding sequence ATGGGAATACAAATTTTAATTTCTGATTCTGTTTTGCAAGCAATTCGTTTACCGGAACAGCGTATTGAACAGGAATTGCGGCAAGAATTAGCGATCGCTCTCTATAGTCAGGATCTATTATCCTTTGGTAAAGCACGAGAACGGGCTGTCATGGATAAATATGAATTTGGGCAACTATTTAAGTTAGTCCTATAA
- a CDS encoding DUF433 domain-containing protein: MTTVPNEQTAIIRTERGLTIAGTRITLYQLMDYIHAGYPPNLIRHKFYITDRQFDAAMSYIETHHAEVEAEYQIVLKEAEEIHQYWENRNRERFAQIATISSKPEQEAIRTKLNAWKAKIESRT; this comes from the coding sequence ATGACAACCGTACCTAACGAACAAACAGCTATTATCCGTACAGAAAGAGGACTAACAATCGCAGGTACTCGAATTACACTCTACCAGTTAATGGACTACATTCATGCTGGCTATCCTCCCAATTTAATTCGGCACAAATTTTACATCACTGATCGACAGTTTGACGCAGCTATGTCTTATATTGAGACACACCATGCTGAAGTTGAAGCAGAATATCAAATCGTTCTTAAAGAAGCTGAAGAAATTCATCAATATTGGGAAAATCGTAACCGGGAACGATTTGCTCAAATTGCCACAATATCTTCAAAACCTGAACAAGAAGCAATACGCACTAAACTGAACGCTTGGAAAGCCAAAATTGAGTCTAGGACATGA
- a CDS encoding ATP-binding protein, whose protein sequence is MIALTSRPVKRNWVTISFASTLYLCPILDLLLADIPDLLQAEIRLGLQEALVNAAKHGNKLDPSKTVVVRFSLIQDHCWWIISDQGCGFKPPCQCQLQDEVDYEPEIQDSDLPHDEHECGRGLYILYQIFDRVQWNRTGTELTLCKKMITPYEQQDW, encoded by the coding sequence GTGATTGCTTTAACATCGCGTCCGGTTAAACGAAACTGGGTCACTATTAGCTTTGCTTCTACGTTGTATCTCTGTCCAATTTTGGACTTGCTTCTGGCTGACATTCCAGACCTGTTGCAAGCCGAAATTCGCCTGGGACTACAAGAAGCACTTGTGAATGCTGCCAAGCATGGCAACAAGCTAGACCCCAGTAAAACAGTCGTCGTCCGCTTTAGTCTAATTCAAGATCATTGCTGGTGGATTATATCAGATCAGGGTTGTGGTTTTAAACCGCCTTGTCAATGCCAATTACAGGACGAGGTTGATTATGAACCCGAAATCCAAGATTCTGATTTACCCCATGACGAACACGAATGTGGACGAGGGTTGTATATTCTTTATCAAATTTTTGATCGTGTGCAATGGAATCGAACGGGAACGGAACTCACGTTATGCAAGAAAATGATAACACCCTATGAACAACAGGATTGGTAA
- a CDS encoding AI-2E family transporter, whose protein sequence is MKLADWIGFLCLIIALIILWQFRQILLLLFTSVVFSIAINSLVRRIQRFGLKRGWAVVLSLALIVFMGVVLISVVLPPFLDQFQELIKLVPIGYDNLRIWVNQLIENPPSWLPKLDIELPNVTQLAQQFGPFAQKLLGNFFAFFSNSIANFLQFVLVLIFALMLLADPQSYRQGLVRLFPSFYRHRADFILSKCETTLLQWMGGIVITSAFVAFLSAVGLLILGIPFVFAHALLAGMFNFVPNIGPTASVIFPVAVALLDAPWKALAVIILYVIIQNLESYWFSPLVMQKQVDLLPAITLTAQIFFATFFGVLGLVLALPLTVVSKTWIEELLLNDLFDKWGAEE, encoded by the coding sequence TTGAAACTGGCAGATTGGATCGGGTTCCTTTGTTTAATCATTGCCCTTATTATTCTGTGGCAGTTTCGACAAATTTTGCTGCTTCTGTTTACTTCTGTTGTCTTCTCGATTGCCATTAATAGTTTAGTGCGTCGGATACAACGGTTTGGCCTGAAACGGGGATGGGCTGTTGTCTTATCCCTAGCCTTAATTGTGTTCATGGGTGTTGTGTTAATTAGTGTTGTTTTGCCTCCGTTTTTAGACCAGTTTCAAGAATTAATCAAATTGGTTCCTATCGGCTATGATAATTTGCGAATTTGGGTGAACCAACTGATTGAAAATCCCCCCAGTTGGTTGCCTAAACTGGATATTGAACTTCCCAATGTTACCCAACTCGCGCAACAATTTGGGCCGTTTGCTCAAAAATTATTGGGTAACTTCTTTGCATTTTTTTCTAACTCGATTGCCAATTTTTTACAGTTTGTATTGGTATTAATCTTTGCTTTAATGCTATTAGCAGATCCCCAGTCCTATCGTCAAGGATTGGTGCGTTTATTTCCTTCTTTTTATCGCCATCGGGCAGATTTCATTTTATCGAAATGTGAAACGACTTTATTACAATGGATGGGGGGTATTGTGATTACCTCTGCTTTTGTGGCGTTTTTGAGTGCTGTTGGTCTGCTGATTTTGGGGATTCCCTTTGTCTTTGCCCATGCTTTATTAGCGGGAATGTTTAATTTTGTTCCCAATATTGGGCCGACAGCGAGTGTGATTTTTCCGGTTGCTGTTGCCTTATTAGATGCGCCTTGGAAAGCTTTGGCAGTGATTATATTATATGTGATTATTCAAAACTTAGAAAGCTATTGGTTTAGTCCCCTGGTCATGCAAAAACAGGTTGATTTGTTACCTGCAATTACCTTAACGGCTCAAATCTTTTTCGCAACATTTTTCGGGGTTCTCGGCTTAGTTCTGGCGTTACCTTTAACGGTTGTTAGTAAAACTTGGATTGAAGAACTTTTACTCAACGATTTATTCGATAAATGGGGAGCAGAAGAGTAA
- a CDS encoding ACP S-malonyltransferase, protein MIFLIDHNIEGQATWLWGTILAEGWLDLIEIQFITFEQVKLSIESSDHVVWHFAQENKMIVLTANRSMKGKNSLEEVIRNENKLDSLPVITLGSIDRMEERSYRERCAARLIEIAIDIENSMGVGRIFIP, encoded by the coding sequence ATGATTTTTTTGATCGATCATAACATTGAAGGTCAAGCAACATGGCTTTGGGGAACTATTCTCGCTGAAGGTTGGCTTGATTTGATAGAAATTCAATTTATTACGTTTGAACAAGTGAAACTATCTATTGAAAGCAGCGATCATGTGGTTTGGCACTTTGCTCAAGAAAACAAAATGATCGTCCTCACTGCTAATCGTAGTATGAAAGGTAAGAATTCTTTAGAAGAAGTAATCCGTAATGAGAATAAACTTGATTCTCTGCCAGTAATTACTCTGGGAAGTATAGATAGAATGGAAGAAAGAAGTTATAGAGAAAGGTGTGCTGCCCGTTTGATCGAGATCGCCATAGATATCGAAAACTCAATGGGAGTCGGACGTATTTTCATCCCTTAA